Part of the Virgibacillus natechei genome is shown below.
CACTTGGTCTGAATCAGGTTGTGCTTCGACAACTAATGAACGAAATGATGTAATAGAAAACTCCTTAATTGTTTCAAAGTCGTAACCGGTTAAGAAACTCCAGTTACTTAAATCAGCATCATATTCCTGCGCATATTCTTTTAATACTTCTGGACTGTCATAATCTGGATCTACACTAAAGGAAACCAATTGTGCATCAAGATCCTCTTCTTCCATTGTGGATTGTAAGCTGGACATATTTGTTGTCATTGGAAGACAAACAGTTGTGCAATTTGTGAAAACAAAATCTGCAATCCACCATTCTCCTTCTAGTTCTTCGTTACTTAACGTTTCATTATCTTGTGTTGTATACTCAAAGTCTGAAACATCTTCAGACATATTTGTTTCAATATCTTCCCCACAAGCAACGAGGAAAAGTACAAGGCCAAATACTAAAACTTGTAAAAGCTTCATTTCCTTCCACCCTTTCGAGATGAATTATTTAATTAATGTAAAAGTATGATAACATATTTACCATGGTAATTAGCCTGTTTGATTGACATATCTATGACAATTAGTCATTTGTCAAGATTTTTAAGACTACATTATGTACGCTTTAGTGTAAATACATGAATTTCTGGCTTACATAAG
Proteins encoded:
- a CDS encoding SCO family protein; protein product: MKLLQVLVFGLVLFLVACGEDIETNMSEDVSDFEYTTQDNETLSNEELEGEWWIADFVFTNCTTVCLPMTTNMSSLQSTMEEEDLDAQLVSFSVDPDYDSPEVLKEYAQEYDADLSNWSFLTGYDFETIKEFSITSFRSLVVEAQPDSDQVTHGTSFFLVNPEGKVIKSYDGVNSNEMDLIIEDLKAVS